gtgtgtgtgtttatgtgcaaaTCAGTGACATTTTTTGGAGGTTGAGTAGTGACAGGGCATGTTTTtaagacaccccccccccacccccccacccccctctttATGTTGTAAAGTTGAACCAGACCATGCAGCACCGGAGCTGTGTTTGAATGGGTGGTTTTGTCTGTGAACAGTCCAGTCTTTGAGTTTCTATAAGCAGGTCCACCCTAGTAGATCCAGCATTCATGGCAGAGGTGTCGCCATCAGGACGGTTGGCGCCTCTACATTTTAAAGTAGATTTAATGTTTGAGTCAAATTCTTATTGCAGCACATATTATGAAATACAGCAACGCCATGCAGCAAGATGGTTTATGAGTTCATGTTTTGTAGCTGCTGTCGGGAACTTTTCTTGTGATATATAAGAGACAAACTTATTGTGACAGAAGTTTTTACAAGTCTTGTAAAACCTGTGGATcagtacaaacacaaatcaattcTGTTTAGTGCTGCAAGAGAAACTCTTCATATTTTACTTTCCACCCGAAAGTAATATATCAGTAAGGCAAGTAGCTCTGTGAGGTCGTAAGTGAGTACAGtggtatttttttctggaaGTCAACATCAGCATGCTACCATGCTGAAAGTGACAATTCTAAAATTCTGATGTGTAACTGGTAAAATGTACCCTTTGTTCACCAACAATGTACAGGTCTCTAGCAACACACAGTACATCACAGTGGTTATGAAAATCCATCAAATGGATGTAGACATGTCAACAAATACCCAAATGTCAACTCTGTGGTGGTACTTGAAGAAAAGGcagtaggattcatcctctggggaccataaATATCTGTACTAAACTTCCCTGCAGTCCATCCCCATAGATTTCCAGACATTTTAGTCTGGATTGAAGAAGTGGCCAGACTTAATGGCTAACATTTCCTCCCCTTTAAAAACGACATAATTAGAAAAGACGGGTGCTAATGGTATTTCCGTTCTGAACAGCTGTTTCTAACGTGTACATAAATATTGAGGACTACATAATAAAAAAACCTTGGCAAACCTTCGATATCAGGTATTGAAGGAAAAGATTGGATACACTAACGTGGACTAAGTCATGCACAGGTTACTCGTGCCAGATAAACATTCTTCTTAAAAGACAGGGTCAGCACTTCCATCTTGGCAAACGCCTGTCCTCGTCTTTCTCACAACATCATCATATTTGCTCTTGTTCACACCTGCCAAGAAGCAGATAAAACAGAGAAGGACAAAGCTGAGAGAAAAGTAGAGAGAAAAATGTGAATGTTGGATTCTCGCACATTTTTCAAATCATGCTCTTGTCTTCCAAAGCACATCTCCGAGGACATCCAGGTTTCATTCACTCAACCCCACTGGCTTTTATGTCCACTAAAAATGTCTCCATGGTGCGTGCTGCATGCCGAGTGCAAAAGAAACCAAATGTGGTTTTCTGAAAACAGATTGTCTTCTGTGATTATGTTtcagtttcctttgtttcttcgGAGCACAATTTGGGTTTGACTGATTATGGTTACATTTCTGAATCAAAGAAACACTTTTCATAGAAATAAAGGAGGGGAAGCAGGAAATAATTACATGTTATCGCAACATATTAACAATAAAATTGGTTAATGGTTACCATGAAATTCAACCGCAGTGCGGTCGGATGACAGGGGCTGGAGAGATGAACAAAGACTGAGAATCTTGCATGATGACAATCAGCTACCCACTGTTTACTGAAAACAATAAACTCTTGTCTCTTGTACAGTCAGTCGACAGATCTGATATTTGCACGAGTGTTTGGTTGTAAGTTGAGATCGAAATCTGCACAGCTTTTGACTTTTTTCCTGCATGAAACCAGAACCATATGACAGTCCTTTACCTGGCTTACTGATGGAGATGCTGACAGACGCACGACCAGACACTGACCTGCACCATGAGAGGCCCGGAAACCATCCCACAAAATGCTACACCGCTTTTGAcagcttcctccctcttcctccctcgaTCTGTCCCTTTGGGCCAGGACCCAGTGGGTGTTTGGTCTGGGCCAGATTTACAGTAGATTTAAGCACCACTGAAAACAACCTGGCCGGCTAATTAGAAAAAGGCTTGTACGATATGAGGCCCGCGGAGAGCGCTTTCAGCACCTCTGCCTTGAATGAGAAACAAAACCTCATAGGGAGGCAAAGAGGTGAAGCAGATGCACATGTGTACGCATGGGTAGATTCTCTGCAGCACGGTATGTATGCACGCTCACACAAACATCGTAATTTCAGAGGCCATAAAAAGTTAAGTAAAAGTTTGGCACGGTGCTTGCATTACTGAATGACACGAGCAAGGGAATAGAAAAAGTTCAACATCCAGCTACACATGGTTGGAATGAACATCTACCTTTGAGAATACGCTCACATTATGCATCTCAAATATATTTACAGCATGTGTTGTACTTGAAGGACTATAAATATATGCAGGTACACATCacctcttgttctctctcagGCACACGCAAGGGGAAACGCAAGGCCCTTTCCTGTATTAAAAACATCCTCCGTGGTCCTAATAAGATGTTCAAAAACCCAACATGGTTAGCATATATcatgcttttgttttaaaaaatcacacATACATCACAAGCACAGGATCTTCATTGACCTTTTTTCCCCTTCAGGCAAGAAAAAGGGCAGAGAAAATCACAGCTGCTGTACAGAAAGTGTGAGAACTACACCTTTCACATGCAATTTTGAAATGACTGTGTCTGTAATCTCATCTGACCTTTGATTTCCATCATGCATCAGAGAAGAGGCACGCTCTGTGCATATTAGCTCGTCTGATAAATAGGGTCCATTTCATAAATCTCTCACCACAAGGCCTTTGTGTCTGTGCCGAGCATGTGAACAAGAGGTCCTGAACCtggcaacaataaaaaaaatttcaaaaaaagacTTTGAAGAACAATTGGGCAAACACATCACTACAGACTTCAGAATATGCTGAGATGGAGAAACAATAACCCCTGATAGAAGGAATACAGTGAGTGACATTGCGAGCAATAGTCTGGACCAAGTTATTACAAAGAAGGGTAGAAATTATATAATTGTGTCTTATGTAGATTTTAGGTCATTAACATTCCTGGTTCCCAGAGGATAAATTTTCCCTGAGTTTTTGTTTAGCAACACCAGCAGGAGACGTTTTTGGGACTTAAGCCTGTCAATTATTTTAGTAATGGAGCAAAGAGGATGCATCCCGATGATGGGACCTCAATCCTCCATCCTTGATTGGCTACTGCACAGACTAAGACGGCAGAGTTTGTATCTgggatgttttcatttcaggatagtgggaggaagtggacatgaatcgtccatctttgtttacaggaCTGAAACGCATTAAGGAACCTAGTCTGACATTGACTTAATTCACACATATGATACATTAGCTGTTATTTTCTCAAGGTCGTCTTTTAAGTGTCCTCCCCAAAGCTCATGTAGCAATCCATTTAACTGAAGGTCCATTTTTAGTTcacagaaatacatccaagtgaaTTGAATGAATATTTTTTAGCAGGTATGTGTTAGCCTTGATGGATGTATGATATTCATATTAATGTGAGGATTTCACATAATTTATTCAGCAGTTGGATGGAAATATAACGAATAATTTCCCCATAACGCATCTCTCAAGATGGGGATTTGCCATAAATCCCAGTCCAATCTTCAGATTCCAGTCTTTTTTTCCAGTGTGACAGCTTGAGGTGTTTTCAATGGAAAGCCAACTCAGGCCTGAAATGTCTACCCCCCTTAATACGACATCCAGACCCTTCACAATCGCACAGACCTGTGTGAGGGGTTCTTGCAGTGGGAGGATAATAAATGACTTGCTGAAGACGTAAAGCTTCGGAGCTGGTGTTTAGATTTATGCTGCGATATTATCTCAGATTTCGTGCTTAAAACGTTAAATATATGGCCAGTTTGGGAGTCATGCATCATCTGAAGTACTTCTATCTAATCAGGGTATGGTGCGTTTTTGTTTTGAGCttaatgtgacacacacacacatacacacacaaacacacagacggtCGGTTCATGCTTGGCAGTGTTGAGCGGAGATATCCCGTCCAGTGCAGCTGGTGTGCAGCCTCTAGGCAGCCCTGTGCTCTGGGAGGGAAGCCTGGTTTGATTTTAGTCCAGGGCAAACCAGGACTTTCACATTCCTGCGTTTCAATTGGAATTAACATATTTGTTACTGCTTGAGAGactgatataaatatattcttACATATGTGCATTTGGAGGAAAAGGCCCAGGAATAATGAAGTCTAAGGTGAGGTGCTGTTTGCCCTCAGGGCGAGCCTGTGTAAAATTATACatgacaccttttttttttgttctctccCACTCATTCTCCTCGCTCCATCTTCGTTCCAAGCTGGAGAGTTCGGCTGCAGTTACATAAACTCAAGCGGCTGCGGGGtcagaaaaaaggaaaggagggagaaaaacaagacaaaagttGAGAGTATTGTGGGAAAATGAGGCACAAAgataaagaggatctggaacgGGTAAAACCTGTATCATCGGGAACGTCTACAAACTCCTCTTCGTCAGATcctgaagaaaagaggaaaaacgaaagagcaggaggaaattGGAAGCAGAGTGAAGGCAGCTTAGAAGCTCCCATCCAAAAAGCCTGGAAGaaagggaaagaagaaaaactcaaaacaagGCATTAAATGGCTCGGCGTCCTCCTGGGCTCCGACTGAAACCCTTCTGGAACCAGCCAGGTCACTGCTAATACAGAGAAGAGACCCAGCTTTGAACCGATTTCAGCCTGACATGTCTTCCTGTtgaaaagatgttttctttgttaacaCCAATCCCTTGTGACTCTGGTGATCCAGGATTTGATTGTACGAGTTAGCTGGATCTGATCGGTGCTTTTATTTTCAAGCTTGGTGAGGTGTGTTGTATCAGTTCTGTTCCTCGTCTCACCCTTCCTGCCAACGCTCCCGATGACCCAAACATAACATCACAAGGGCCTAAAGACTCCTCGCTTCCTATTGGATGCGCCGGTCCTTGCTAAATGGCTGAGCAAAGCATGAGTTATTATATTTATAGGAAGTGCTCAACAGTTTGTCTGGAAGTGGGTGATGATTCATATTCCAAATGGCTTGCAGATGCTGGAGCAGATTTCCGCGGGTACACGCTGTGACCGAACACCACATCAACCCATACTTTCACAGCGATTTACTGAGGTGTCTCTTCGCATAAATCCCAGGGACACATCCGCACGGACCACAAAAGTCACACTTTCACTGGGTTTTTAGTAGAAAAGTGTGGAGCCCATCAATTATGGAACACGTCTCCGGTTCATGGGAGCATTTTTCAGGTGCACATCAGCAACGTGCTCATTAAATCAAGTATCTCTTCCCACAGTGCCTGAGAAAATAATTCAGACTGTCTGGAGTTTAGGTATTTTTTCAACCATGAACACTGACTTACTGCTGACTCACTGCATTCTCTGCTTACAGAGTGCTGTCCATCTTACTGTCATCTCCGCTCTTTCCACTGACCAAACGCAAAACACGCAATCCAGAAAACCTCAGGAAATCCTGGATGACTGCACCTTCACCTAAGAGAGACAACACAATTCCCCTCAGAGGACATTGCCTAAACGGTTGACTACCACGATTCCTCTCTTTGACTGAGACCAGCAATCTGGTGGAATGAGAGTagcagagaaaaaagagaaaataaagtggGAAAACTAAGAAAACAGTTGGAGGAATTGAGTgaagtggaggtggaggtggaggaaaggGATGCAGTATTCAATAAGCGCACGTCAATACCAGGCTGTGTGCTTGGGCTTTACTGTCACAGCGTGCCTTTCCCCATTTGTTTCCCATAAAGGCCACATGGTAACATTTAGCTGGCTTAAAGCAGATCGGCGTGCGTTGTCTCAGGCCTGTAACAGTTGCTACTTGTTTTCCAGCTCTGTCTTAATAAAGTTTTCTAAAATATGAAGTCAGCTGCAGTAAATAATcttaataataacataaaatgaaaaatgaaattgaaaCAGCGTATTTGCCAATGGGAGACACTGAACAAACTGGGGATGAGACAGGGGCGAATCTAGTGGGGCCAACGGTGCCCCCGTTCAGGCAGTAGTCACTACTACAATAGATAGAAGATTGTCttttctaatcttttttttaagtacacaatgtgcttgaacaataaacaattttcaaaatgtattcaatgatgtgtgacTCAAAGCTACAGATTCAACAGTCAACAAGGAGTGACTTAAATAAGCactttactgaatcaggaattttTAGGATGTTGACATAAAAATGGCCCCTGTGCGCATACTATGTCCCCTTTATGGCCCCCGATGTAGAAATATCCTAAATCCGCCAGTGGTATGAGATATGAGTGATGGAAAATACTCATCACCCAGACTGGATATGCACATGtggggtttttaaaaaaaaactatggagaagagacaggagaggggggaaaaaacaatagATAAAAATAGCATCTTCAAAGCAATTCCTCGTGGCTCAGGGAGAGTCTTAAGTGCCTCAGCAACAACTCcgcttcttcttttctttttgtctccttgtgttttcattctgcGACAACATCTGCAGTCTTGCGAAGGGAATAGAAATCACAGATGCACAGGTTATGAGGAGTGAAGTCATAACGGAGCGTTGAGTTAGTTTGGAGTCTCAATACTTTCTTGTTTAATGGATTAAACTGTGGAAACAATCAACACACAACTCTCACTAGACTTAAGAGGTAGAACTTTAAGGGCTAGGAAACAGAAAAACggcctttttgtgtgtttgaacaagGTCCTTCAAGTGTGTATTAACACCTATTTTTGAGCACACTGGTGGTAATAAATTTCATCCTCTCTTTGGCTTCCTTGCGCAGTATTTGCACATACCCCTGTGTGCGTCTGTCAAGTTAAATTCTTGTGAACATATGGCAAAGTGATAAAGGTtttttacaaatacacaaacccaGCTGTCCATTCACTCCCCCCTGCCAAGTCATTTACATTGAGCTTCTGCTCGAAAACTAGATCCTGCCCCTTCTTCCCATCCAACATCCACATCGCGGGCCTTCAGGGTGCGTAGATATGTGCACGTAATGTATTGAAAGATCGCCTAATGGCCTCCTGGGCTTATTGCATATACCCACAGCCCTCACAATGCTTCCACTTTTTAACCTTTTAGATGAGCACATACCCTCAGACAGGTGTGGGCAGAGGCTCAAGGGACTAAATGACACTAAGTAATCCCATCCTATTACATCTTCCTCAGGATTACAAAGTACAAAGACTGCATGTTGCCATCGTTTGTCTAATCTGGAGCCAAATCAAAGCCAAAGTCCACAAATTGGCTTCGGCCACTCTGCCCAACCACTGTTAATcgtcttcttccttcttcctaaTTCATAATCTGAAAAAAGACTTTGTATCTATGTTCTCTGGCAGCTCTGACCTCACCTCAATCAAATAAAGGAATGTATTTCCCCCACAATATCCATCTTTGGCCAAAAAATGCTAAATGTACATAACCTCATACTCGGGTACAATGCAGTCAAAAGGGAAGAAACATAAAGCACACAGCAGCCTCTGGTGGCCGATAGGAGAATATATTATAATACTAAACTGTAAAAGCAGATAAGTGTTTGATGCAATAGCAGCTATAAAATAGGATGTTAAGAGACTGAGGGCTTCCAGCAGCTAATAGCTGACAGATTTCCCCAACAAGAAATCCCTATCTGACCATCTCATCTTCTAAGTGCTTCAAGCAGACTCAAGAGTTTGGTACAAATGTTATTGTTCTGTTACacggtaaaaaacaaaaaacatggttCCTGTATATCCAGAACAGATTTTTGCTTCTAAAgcggcagctgtgtgtgtgtctgtgtgtgaatgtgtgagtgtgtgtgaatggacgTCTGTGTTTTAAGTTATTGACGAGGTGTGCAGTGGAACCTAAATGAGAAGTTGTGTTCATTACTTCTGGGTGACGTAAAGACATTCACAGGTGTGACGACCAAAACCAAGCACTGCAACCTTTGcttttttgcacacacacacacacacacacacacacacacacacacacacacacacacacacacacacacacacacacacacacacacacacacacacacacacacacacacacacacacacacacacacacacacacacacacacacacacacacatatacacacacacacacactacctcaACCACAACCCCACATTACTTCCATGTACCCTGAACAAACACAAGAGAGGCATTATGTCTGTTATTGTTTGCCTTTGCAGAGTGGCTGCAGTACTCCAAATGGATAACACTCTCACAGCACCCTGAAGCAGAACTGACAAGATGGTACAGAGgatactctgtgtgtgtgtatgtctatTTATGGTTATGGGGGCCAATTTTGGTTCTATATCAtcatgtgaggacattttgaagttgtcaggacattttggctggtctttacaaatgaaaattggctttttgagggtttGGACTTGGTtttttgggttagggttagaattaggtttgtTATTGAGGCTCACTCCTCTAAACTTCCacaaacatgacagaaaagCCTCTTTTCAAATATGTTGCATTTATTTGACATTATGCATCTACATAAATTATCATGCCAGACAATTGGCAGCAATATAGAATGTGATTTGAAAAGAATTAAGAAAATGaagcaaaacaagacaaaaacatgaaaacattacaaTGTAGGGCTTTCCAGCATCGCAccggaaaaaaatatataacagcCTACACATGGTCACACGAAGACACATCATTCTTTTtagaaaaaggaaataaattgaaACGTCAAATGAAGAAACGGTGACAGATTAATGGTCCAAAGCGTTCTCTCACTCCTCTGCACTGCCAAATTGAACCACAGgtcattgaatacatttttaaccACCCATAAAATAATCAAGGTAGCCGAGCTGTGTTTTGATGCTGTGTTTACATAGTGTACAGTTTTTCCTTTCTCTGGGATGAATCTAATTTGTCTCCTTTAACTCCTTGCATTCTTCTCCTAACGctgatagaaaaaaataaaacaggaggaCAAAGATGCTAGAAGTTAGGGAGTCTCTTTATAACATAAGCCATTGTTCCTTTCAAAACTTGAATGTGAAAGATCCAGACTGTGGTGTTCATACAGAGTCTTTCAACTCTAATATAATATTCAAGACTGCAGGGAAACGTCCTATTGAGATGTTTTGCATTTGCTTCTCCTCCGGTTCCATTACTCATCCCCTGCTGGGAGATTTTCTTCAATCCTCTTGATGAACTTCATGCGGATTTCTGTAACGTTGTCCCCCCTCAGAGTGTCCTGGACAAACTTCACGTCCACCGCCATCTGGACCTAAAACAACGATTCATGATCAGTTACGATGTCGTGCacaaaaacaccaacacacacaatttcCCATTGAAGACCTTTATCCTCATTGGTTAAGGTGGTGTTTTCTCATTAACTCAACCAAGAAGGGTCTGTTTGTCTTTactgacccaaggaagaacttTTACTGCACTCTTTGTTAGTTTACTAGTTATTAGTAGTTGTGACAGTAGCTATATCAATATTTAcctctgtttttcctcctccataaaataaatgtgcaaatgatTCAGACTATTGATGTATAAGTGTTGACATTACCATCTCCAGTGACCCTCTGAGGGCCCCACACAGTAGGTTGGAGTAGATCAGCGTGTTGTGGTTGTCCGGCAGCTCAACAAAGTCGACCAACGGGTTGCTCTCTAAGATGAGGGAGAATTCATCTCCTGCCGGGCTCCAGTTGGTCACACTGGGGGTGGTTCCCAGGTACATCTTAAACGCAACCtaatcaaaagaaaacacaacagggtGGGGAGTTGGTGAAAGATAAAACACAGCAGGATTACTCACTTGAAAAG
This is a stretch of genomic DNA from Limanda limanda chromosome 19, fLimLim1.1, whole genome shotgun sequence. It encodes these proteins:
- the trappc3 gene encoding trafficking protein particle complex subunit 3, translated to MSRQSNRTTDSKKMNSELFTLTYGALVTQLCKDYENDEEVNKQLDKMGYNIGVRLIEDFLARSSIGRCQDFRETADVIAKVAFKMYLGTTPSVTNWSPAGDEFSLILESNPLVDFVELPDNHNTLIYSNLLCGALRGSLEMVQMAVDVKFVQDTLRGDNVTEIRMKFIKRIEENLPAGDE